DNA sequence from the Desulfovibrio subterraneus genome:
AGGGATTATGGGGAGTTTGGCTATATTGTTGATAATAAAATCTTTGGATACAAAGCGAAGGTCGGCGATGATCGTGATGTGGGTGATAAAGTATTGTCAAAGAGTGCTTCTGTGTTTTTCTCTGTTTTGAGTAAAGAACCTCAAAGTTTTGAAATAATTGTTAGAAAAATTTGTTCCATATTTTCAGATGTTGATATTGACGTAATTAAAGAGGATGCTGCGGAGTTTTATGAAGTCCTAGAAAAAGATGGTTTTATTGTTTCTGGAAAAACATTTGAAGATTGCAAAAATAGTGATGTTAAATTTTCGTATAATATTTGCATTTCAGAAAATATAAATGATGGATATTCTTCTAATGCTGTTTATCCTGAAATTACTTCTAGAGAATTTATAGAGCGATATTTGGATGGTGTTCCAAATTTAACAAGTTTGCATGTAGAAATTACAAGTAGATGCAACGAAAGATGTGTGCATTGCTATATTCCACATGAATACAAGGTCAGAGATATCGATGATGATGTTTTTTTTGATATATTAGATCAGTGTAGGGATATGAGAGTTCTTCATATCACATTGAGCGGTGGAGAGCCTATGTTGCATGGCAGTTTTTTAGATTTTCTCAAAAAAACTAGAGAGATTGGTTTGTCTGTAAACATACTTAGTAACTTAACACTGCTTGACGATGAAATAATAAGTGAGATGGCTAAGAATCCACTGTTGAGTATTCAGGTGTCACTGTATTCTATGGATCCTGATATCCATGATAGTGTGACATGTGTAAAGGGTAGCTATTCAAAGACAAAGGATTCAATTCTAAAAATTGTTGCGAATAATATCCCTTTACAGATTAGTTGTCCTGTATTGGTAAATAATGTAGAGTGTTATAAAGACGTTGTGAGGTGGGCTGAGGGGATGAATGTGTATGTTGTTACTGATAATGTAATAATAGCGCAGTACAATAACGATGTTAAAAATTTGAATTATAGGTTGAATAATCGTGACGTAGATAAGATTATCAAAGATAAATCAGGTAGTGGTGATAAATATTTTCAGAGGATGAGAGAGGAGGTTGCAAAAAAAAAGACTTCTTTGCCAACTGATTATATTTGTAGTGTTTGCAATTCCTCTTTGTGTATATCTGAAAATGGAAGTGTTTATCCTTGTGCTGGCTGGCAAGGTTGCGTCGTTGGTAATGTGAATGAATCTTCGATTAGTGATATTTGGAGATCTTCAGATAAAGTTATATATCTAAGGGGATTGCGGAGGAGTGATTTCCCAAGGTGTCTGGAGTGCGAATACAAAGATTTCTGTACTATGTGTATGGTCAGAAATGCGAATGAGAGTCCAACTGGTGACTTGTTTGAAATTAATGAATATTTTTGTAACATCGCGAGATTGAATAAGAAAGTGTATACTGACTGGCAGGATGGACAAGAAGGTGCATAGCCTAAATGCAAGGGAAGGGGCATGAGTTGTCTGCAGTTCATCTCGGTTGCGACTTCTTCTTCACATCCCCGCCACATTCCCCCTTGCTCTTCCCCCCGAAACAGGCAAGAAGGACTCCAGAATAGTGTGTGGCGTTGCAACCTGTGTTGCCGCGCCACCCCCAACCACACACGACAACTAATCCCATGGAGTTTCCCATGCCTGTAGTATGCAACGAAGCGTTTGGTGATGTTTTCTTCGGTGTTGAAAGTGACGGTGCCGAAACCTGCACTATCCAGAACACAAAGGCCGTGCTGCCCGAAGGCATTTTCTCGGCCATGGCAGAAATGCTGCTCGTGAACGCCGATATCAAGTTTGAAACCGCCTCCTCGCAGTATGCCTTCCGCTTCACCAGAGCGGCAAAGGAATGCACCGCGAGCCTTG
Encoded proteins:
- a CDS encoding radical SAM/SPASM domain-containing protein, with product MYFKQKDRVMFRDYGEFGYIVDNKIFGYKAKVGDDRDVGDKVLSKSASVFFSVLSKEPQSFEIIVRKICSIFSDVDIDVIKEDAAEFYEVLEKDGFIVSGKTFEDCKNSDVKFSYNICISENINDGYSSNAVYPEITSREFIERYLDGVPNLTSLHVEITSRCNERCVHCYIPHEYKVRDIDDDVFFDILDQCRDMRVLHITLSGGEPMLHGSFLDFLKKTREIGLSVNILSNLTLLDDEIISEMAKNPLLSIQVSLYSMDPDIHDSVTCVKGSYSKTKDSILKIVANNIPLQISCPVLVNNVECYKDVVRWAEGMNVYVVTDNVIIAQYNNDVKNLNYRLNNRDVDKIIKDKSGSGDKYFQRMREEVAKKKTSLPTDYICSVCNSSLCISENGSVYPCAGWQGCVVGNVNESSISDIWRSSDKVIYLRGLRRSDFPRCLECEYKDFCTMCMVRNANESPTGDLFEINEYFCNIARLNKKVYTDWQDGQEGA